In Macadamia integrifolia cultivar HAES 741 chromosome 1, SCU_Mint_v3, whole genome shotgun sequence, a single window of DNA contains:
- the LOC122080246 gene encoding glutamate decarboxylase encodes MVLSKTASESDVSIHSTFASRYVRTSLPRFKMPENSIPKEAAYQIINDELMLDGNPRLNLASFVTTWMEPECDKLMMASINKNYVDMDEYPVTTELQNRCVNMIAHLFNAPLEDSETAVGVGTVGSSEAIMLAGLAFKRKWQNKRRAEGKPIDKPNIVTGANVQVCWEKFARYFEVELKEVKLREGYYVMDPEKAVEMVDENTICVAAILGSTLNGEFEDVKLLNDLLVEKNKETKWDTPIHVDAASGGFIAPFIYPELEWDFRLPLVKSINVSGHKYGLVYAGIGWVIWRTKEDLPEELIFHINYLGADQPTFTLNFSKGSSQVIAQYYQLIRLGYEGYRNVMENCRENMIVLKEGLEKTGKFNIVSKDDGVPLVAFSLKDNSQHNEFEVSDLLRRYGWIVPAYTMPPDAQHVTVLRVVIREDFSRTFAERLVIDIQKVLHELDTLPARVSAKLAVACEQNKECNGVAVVKKTDLETQREITMAWRKFVQNKKKTNGVC; translated from the exons ATGGTTCTCTCAAAGACTGCATCGGAGTCCGATGTCTCCATCCACTCCACCTTCGCTTCCCGATACGTTAGGACTTCCCTTCCAAg GTTCAAGATGCCGGAGAATTCGATACCGAAGGAAGCGGCTTATCAGATCATCAACGATGAGCTGATGTTAGATGGGAATCCAAGGCTGAACCTGGCTTCCTTCGTCACAACCTGGATGGAGCCTGAGTGCGATAAGCTCATGATGGCCTCCATTAACAAGAACTACGTCGACATGGACGAGTACCCTGTTACCACCGAGCTCCAg AATCGATGCGTTAACATGATAGCTCATCTATTCAATGCTCCACTCGAGGATTCGGAGACGGCGGTTGGTGTTGGAACAGTGGGTTCGTCGGAGGCTATAATGCTTGCAGGGCTTGCATTCAAGAGGAAGTGGCAGAACAAAAGGAGAGCTGAGGGAAAACCTATTGATAAGCCTAACATTGTGACTGGCGCTAATGTTCAG GTCTGCTGGGAGAAATTTGCAAGGTACTTTGAGGTTGAGCTGAAGGAGGTGAAGCTCAGGGAAGGATACTATGTGATGGACCCTGAGAAAGCTGTTGAAATGGTCGACGAGAACACCATCTGTGTCGCCGCTATCTTGGGTTCGACCCTTAACGGAGAGTTCGAAGATGTTAAGCTCTTGAATGATCTGTTGGTCGAAAAGAACAAGGAAACAAA ATGGGATACTCCAATTCATGTTGATGCAGCTAGTGGTGGATTCATTGCACCATTCATTTACCCGGAGCTCGAATGGGACTTCCGGTTGCCGCTGGTTAAGAGCATCAATGTGAGTGGCCACAAATATGGTCTGGTCTATGCCGGTATTGGATGGGTCATCTGGAGGACCAAGGAAGACTTGCCTGAAGAACTCATCTTCCACATCAATTATCTTGGAGCTGATCAACCCACCTTCACTCTCAACTTCTCTAAAG GTTCCAGTCAAGTAATTGCTCAGTACTATCAACTAATTCGCTTGGGTTATGAG GGTTACCGGAACGTCATGGAGAACTGCCGAGAAAACATGATAGTGCTGAAAGAAGGATTGGAGAAGACTGGGAAGTTCAACATTGTATCGAAGGACGACGGTGTCCCTCTAGTGGCCTTCTCTCTGAAAGATAATAGCCAGCATAACGAGTTTGAGGTATCGGACTTGTTGAGGAGGTATGGGTGGATTGTGCCGGCATACACAATGCCACCAGATGCACAACATGTCACAGTCCTTCGAGTTGTGATAAGAGAAGACTTCTCTCGCACATTTGCTGAGAGACTTGTGATAGATATACAGAAGGTACTACATGAACTTGACACTCTACCTGCTAGGGTTTCTGCCAAGTTGGCTGTGGCTTGTGAACAGAATAAAGAGTGTAATGGTGTTGCTGTTGTGAAGAAGACTGATTTGGAGACACAGAGGGAGATTACTATGGCATGGAGGAAGTTTGTtcagaataagaagaagactaaTGGTGTTTGTTAA
- the LOC122080260 gene encoding protein NRT1/ PTR FAMILY 8.3-like isoform X5, which produces MGSMEEERLLLEDGLIENGSRGPYTGDGSVDINGKPVLKQNTGNWRACPFILGTEGCERLASCGIAANLVTYLTSKLHEGNVSAARTVTTWSGTCSLAPLIGAVLADSYWGRYWTIAVFCIIYFIVGTPLYRFQKPGGSPLTRMCQVVVASIRKWNLEVPEDSFLLYELPEETSAIEGSRKLEHSDELRCLDKAAVVSDLDVKQEEFSNSWRLCTVTQVEELKILIRMIPIWATGIVFSAVYAQMFTMFVEQGMAMDTTIGSFTIPPASLLTFDIISVIVWVPMYDRIIVPIARKFTGKERGFSELQRMGIGLFISILAMSAAAILEIKRLEIAKSLDLVDQKVAVPMSILWQVPQYFLVGAAEIFICIGQLEFFYEQSPDAMRSLCSALSLLITALGNYLSSFILTIVTTITTKGGSPGWIPDNLNEGHLDYFFWLLAGLGFLNFMVYVFCASRYKCKKAP; this is translated from the exons ATGGGTTCTATGGAGGAAGAGAGATTGCTCTTGGAAGATGGGCTCATAGAG AATGGTAGCAGAGGACCATACACAGGAGATGGATCGGTTGACATTAATGGGAAGCCTGTGTTGAAGCAGAACACTGGGAACTGGAGAGCATGCCCCTTCATTCTGGGTACTGAAGGCTGTGAGCGCTTGGCATCCTGTGGAATTGCAGCAAATCTTGTTACTTATCTCACAAGCAAACTACATGAAGGGAATGTCTCTGCTGCAAGAACTGTTACCACTTGGTCTGGCACTTGCTCGCTTGCACCTCTCATAGGGGCTGTTTTAGCAGATTCATATTGGGGAAGATATTGGACAATTGCAGTTTTCTGCATAATCTACTTCATTGTAG gCACACCCTTATATAGATTTCAGAAACCAGGAGGAAGCCCTCTTACCAGAATGTGCCAGGTTGTGGTTGCATCTATCAGGAAGTGGAACTTGGAGGTCCCTGAGGATAGTTTTCTGCTGTATGAACTACCAGAAGAAACCTCAGCAATTGAAGGGAGCCGGAAATTGGAGCATAGTGATGAACTCAG GTGCCTTGACAAAGCTGCTGTGGTGTCAGATCTAGATGTTAAACAAGAGGAATTTTCCAATTCATggaggctctgtactgtaacacAGGTGGAAGAACTGAAGATTCTGATACGCATGATTCCTATTTGGGCTACTGGAATAGTGTTTTCTGCTGTTTATGCTCAGATGTTCACCATGTTTGTGGAGCAAGGGATGGCTATGGACACGACTATCGGTTCCTTCACCATTCCTCCGGCATCATTATTGACATTTGACATAATCAGTGTCATTGTCTGGGTCCCGATGTATGACAGAATCATTGTTCCAATTGCGAGAAAGTTTACTGGTAAGGAAAGAGGATTCTCAGAGTTGCAAAGGATGGGCATCGGCCTCTTCATATCAATTCTAGCAATGTCTGCTGCTGCAATTTTAGAGATCAAGCGGTTAGAAATTGCAAAATCACTTGACTTGGTGGACCAAAAGGTGGCAGTACCTATGAGTATTTTATGGCAGGTACCTCAGTATTTTTTGGTTGGGGCTGCTGAAATATTTATCTGCATTGGACAGCTTGAGTTCTTTTATGAACAATCTCCTGATGCCATGCGCAGTTTATGTAGTGCTTTGTCACTTCTCATAACTGCATTAGGGAATTACCTTAGCTCCTTTATCCTGACAATTGTGACGACCATAACAACTAAAGGTGGAAGCCCTGGGTGGATACCCGATAACTTGAATGAGGGGCACCTTGATTACTTCTTCTGGCTCCTAGCTGGTCTTGGCTTCTTGAACTTCATGGTTTATGTCTTCTGTGCCTCGAGGTACAAATGCAAGAAGGCACCATAG
- the LOC122066245 gene encoding zinc finger BED domain-containing protein RICESLEEPER 2-like yields the protein MAQQMKKKFDKYWDSYSIILAIAVVFDPRYKLIFVRYAFDKIYSLDSTAMEKFNLVKSTLAQLFEEYRCMEITEEERGLQSHAIEDNTVGDVLDWEELSMYESSTTTVIQDKSELDLYLEEPRIKDPIKHYDVLAFWKSQGSKYRDLSRMARDVLAIPVSTVASESAFSAGGRVIDKYRSKLLPTNAEALICLRDWMFGVDFRAEPVDDASDLANALGNVLSLDVSGDTNITVEPTQRSSNASTAANV from the exons ATGGCAcaacaaatgaaaaagaagtttgATAAGTATTGGGACTCATATAGCATCATTTTAGCTATTGCTGTTGTATTTGATCCTCGTTACAAGCTAATCTTTGTTAGGTATGCTTTTGATAAGATATACAGTTTGGATTCAACAGCAATGGAAAAGTTTAACCTTGTGAAATCGACCTTAGCACAACTCTTTGAAGAGTACCGGTGCATGGAGATAACtgaggaagagagaggattACAATCACATGCTATTGAGGACAATACAGTTGGAGATGTTTTAGATTGGGAG gaGCTATCTATGTATGAGAGTTCTACTACTACTGTAATACAAGATAAATCCGAATTAGATTTATATCTAGAAGAGCCAAGGATTAAAGATCCGATCAAGCATTATGATGTATTGGCCTTTTGGAAGTCACAAGGATCAAAGTATCGTGATCTTTCTCGGATGGCACGGGATGTGTTGGCTATTCCGGTATCAACTGTTGCTTCTGAATCAGCTTTTAGTGCTGGAGGTAGAGTTATTGACAAATACAGAAGTAAGCTTTTGCCTACAAATGCTGAAGCGTTGATTTGCCTTCGAGATTGGATGTTCGGAGTAGACTTTAGAG CTGAACCGGTTGATGATGCCAGTGATTTGGCTAATGCTTTGGGGAATGTGTTGTCTTTGGATGTGAGTGGTGATACTAATATTACAGTAGAACCTACACAAAGATCTTCTAATGCCTCTACTGCAGCTAATGTTTAG
- the LOC122080260 gene encoding protein NRT1/ PTR FAMILY 8.3-like isoform X4 codes for MGSMEEERLLLEDGLIENGSRGPYTGDGSVDINGKPVLKQNTGNWRACPFILGTEGCERLASCGIAANLVTYLTSKLHEGNVSAARTVTTWSGTCSLAPLIGAVLADSYWGRYWTIAVFCIIYFIGMGTLTLSASVPAFRPPPCSGSVCTDTTPAQYAVFFCSLYLIALGTGGIKPCVSSFGADQFDDTDPRERVKKGSFFNWFYLSINIGALISSSFIVWIQDNAGWGLGFGIPTLFMGLSVIIFFSGTPLYRFQKPGGSPLTRMCQVVVASIRKWNLEVPEDSFLLYELPEETSAIEGSRKLEHSDELRCLDKAAVVSDLDVKQEEFSNSWRLCTVTQVEELKILIRMIPIWATGIVFSAVYAQMFTMFVEQGMAMDTTIGSFTIPPASLLTFDIISVIVWVPMYDRIIVPIARKFTGKERGFSELQRMGIGLFISILAMSAAAILEIKRLEIAKSLDLVDQKVAVPMSILWQVCTRTDFDHSGSPELLNY; via the exons ATGGGTTCTATGGAGGAAGAGAGATTGCTCTTGGAAGATGGGCTCATAGAG AATGGTAGCAGAGGACCATACACAGGAGATGGATCGGTTGACATTAATGGGAAGCCTGTGTTGAAGCAGAACACTGGGAACTGGAGAGCATGCCCCTTCATTCTGGGTACTGAAGGCTGTGAGCGCTTGGCATCCTGTGGAATTGCAGCAAATCTTGTTACTTATCTCACAAGCAAACTACATGAAGGGAATGTCTCTGCTGCAAGAACTGTTACCACTTGGTCTGGCACTTGCTCGCTTGCACCTCTCATAGGGGCTGTTTTAGCAGATTCATATTGGGGAAGATATTGGACAATTGCAGTTTTCTGCATAATCTACTTCATT GGAATGGGTACTTTGACCTTGTCAGCTTCAGTTCCTGCCTTCAGACCTCCTCCCTGCAGTGGTTCTGTTTGCACAGACACTACTCCAGCTCAGTATGCTGTTTTCTTTTGCAGTCTATATTTGATTGCTCTTGGGACTGGTGGAATAAAACCTTGCGTCTCATCCTTTGGGGCAGATCAATTTGATGATACTGAtccgagagagagagtgaagaaaGGGTCTTTCTTCAATTGGTTTTACTTGTCTATCAATATTGGCGCTCTTATATCAAGTAGTTTTATCGTTTGGATTCAAGACAATGCCGGTTGGGGACTAGGATTTGGCATTCCTACTCTGTTCATGGGCCTTTCtgttataattttcttttcaggCACACCCTTATATAGATTTCAGAAACCAGGAGGAAGCCCTCTTACCAGAATGTGCCAGGTTGTGGTTGCATCTATCAGGAAGTGGAACTTGGAGGTCCCTGAGGATAGTTTTCTGCTGTATGAACTACCAGAAGAAACCTCAGCAATTGAAGGGAGCCGGAAATTGGAGCATAGTGATGAACTCAG GTGCCTTGACAAAGCTGCTGTGGTGTCAGATCTAGATGTTAAACAAGAGGAATTTTCCAATTCATggaggctctgtactgtaacacAGGTGGAAGAACTGAAGATTCTGATACGCATGATTCCTATTTGGGCTACTGGAATAGTGTTTTCTGCTGTTTATGCTCAGATGTTCACCATGTTTGTGGAGCAAGGGATGGCTATGGACACGACTATCGGTTCCTTCACCATTCCTCCGGCATCATTATTGACATTTGACATAATCAGTGTCATTGTCTGGGTCCCGATGTATGACAGAATCATTGTTCCAATTGCGAGAAAGTTTACTGGTAAGGAAAGAGGATTCTCAGAGTTGCAAAGGATGGGCATCGGCCTCTTCATATCAATTCTAGCAATGTCTGCTGCTGCAATTTTAGAGATCAAGCGGTTAGAAATTGCAAAATCACTTGACTTGGTGGACCAAAAGGTGGCAGTACCTATGAGTATTTTATGGCAG GTATGTACAAGAACTGATTTTGATCATTCTGGATCACCCGAATTGCTTAATTATTAA
- the LOC122080260 gene encoding protein NRT1/ PTR FAMILY 8.3-like isoform X1: protein MGSMEEERLLLEDGLIENGSRGPYTGDGSVDINGKPVLKQNTGNWRACPFILGTEGCERLASCGIAANLVTYLTSKLHEGNVSAARTVTTWSGTCSLAPLIGAVLADSYWGRYWTIAVFCIIYFIGMGTLTLSASVPAFRPPPCSGSVCTDTTPAQYAVFFCSLYLIALGTGGIKPCVSSFGADQFDDTDPRERVKKGSFFNWFYLSINIGALISSSFIVWIQDNAGWGLGFGIPTLFMGLSVIIFFSGTPLYRFQKPGGSPLTRMCQVVVASIRKWNLEVPEDSFLLYELPEETSAIEGSRKLEHSDELRCLDKAAVVSDLDVKQEEFSNSWRLCTVTQVEELKILIRMIPIWATGIVFSAVYAQMFTMFVEQGMAMDTTIGSFTIPPASLLTFDIISVIVWVPMYDRIIVPIARKFTGKERGFSELQRMGIGLFISILAMSAAAILEIKRLEIAKSLDLVDQKVAVPMSILWQVPQYFLVGAAEIFICIGQLEFFYEQSPDAMRSLCSALSLLITALGNYLSSFILTIVTTITTKGGSPGWIPDNLNEGHLDYFFWLLAGLGFLNFMVYVFCASRYKCKKAP from the exons ATGGGTTCTATGGAGGAAGAGAGATTGCTCTTGGAAGATGGGCTCATAGAG AATGGTAGCAGAGGACCATACACAGGAGATGGATCGGTTGACATTAATGGGAAGCCTGTGTTGAAGCAGAACACTGGGAACTGGAGAGCATGCCCCTTCATTCTGGGTACTGAAGGCTGTGAGCGCTTGGCATCCTGTGGAATTGCAGCAAATCTTGTTACTTATCTCACAAGCAAACTACATGAAGGGAATGTCTCTGCTGCAAGAACTGTTACCACTTGGTCTGGCACTTGCTCGCTTGCACCTCTCATAGGGGCTGTTTTAGCAGATTCATATTGGGGAAGATATTGGACAATTGCAGTTTTCTGCATAATCTACTTCATT GGAATGGGTACTTTGACCTTGTCAGCTTCAGTTCCTGCCTTCAGACCTCCTCCCTGCAGTGGTTCTGTTTGCACAGACACTACTCCAGCTCAGTATGCTGTTTTCTTTTGCAGTCTATATTTGATTGCTCTTGGGACTGGTGGAATAAAACCTTGCGTCTCATCCTTTGGGGCAGATCAATTTGATGATACTGAtccgagagagagagtgaagaaaGGGTCTTTCTTCAATTGGTTTTACTTGTCTATCAATATTGGCGCTCTTATATCAAGTAGTTTTATCGTTTGGATTCAAGACAATGCCGGTTGGGGACTAGGATTTGGCATTCCTACTCTGTTCATGGGCCTTTCtgttataattttcttttcaggCACACCCTTATATAGATTTCAGAAACCAGGAGGAAGCCCTCTTACCAGAATGTGCCAGGTTGTGGTTGCATCTATCAGGAAGTGGAACTTGGAGGTCCCTGAGGATAGTTTTCTGCTGTATGAACTACCAGAAGAAACCTCAGCAATTGAAGGGAGCCGGAAATTGGAGCATAGTGATGAACTCAG GTGCCTTGACAAAGCTGCTGTGGTGTCAGATCTAGATGTTAAACAAGAGGAATTTTCCAATTCATggaggctctgtactgtaacacAGGTGGAAGAACTGAAGATTCTGATACGCATGATTCCTATTTGGGCTACTGGAATAGTGTTTTCTGCTGTTTATGCTCAGATGTTCACCATGTTTGTGGAGCAAGGGATGGCTATGGACACGACTATCGGTTCCTTCACCATTCCTCCGGCATCATTATTGACATTTGACATAATCAGTGTCATTGTCTGGGTCCCGATGTATGACAGAATCATTGTTCCAATTGCGAGAAAGTTTACTGGTAAGGAAAGAGGATTCTCAGAGTTGCAAAGGATGGGCATCGGCCTCTTCATATCAATTCTAGCAATGTCTGCTGCTGCAATTTTAGAGATCAAGCGGTTAGAAATTGCAAAATCACTTGACTTGGTGGACCAAAAGGTGGCAGTACCTATGAGTATTTTATGGCAGGTACCTCAGTATTTTTTGGTTGGGGCTGCTGAAATATTTATCTGCATTGGACAGCTTGAGTTCTTTTATGAACAATCTCCTGATGCCATGCGCAGTTTATGTAGTGCTTTGTCACTTCTCATAACTGCATTAGGGAATTACCTTAGCTCCTTTATCCTGACAATTGTGACGACCATAACAACTAAAGGTGGAAGCCCTGGGTGGATACCCGATAACTTGAATGAGGGGCACCTTGATTACTTCTTCTGGCTCCTAGCTGGTCTTGGCTTCTTGAACTTCATGGTTTATGTCTTCTGTGCCTCGAGGTACAAATGCAAGAAGGCACCATAG